In Trichoderma asperellum chromosome 1, complete sequence, a single window of DNA contains:
- the NCS1 gene encoding Neuronal calcium sensor 1 (BUSCO:EOG092D4383), with protein sequence MGKSQSKLSQEQLAELQKSTHFDKKELQQWYKGFLKDCPSGMLSKEEFQKIYRQFFPFGDPSSFADYVFNVFDSDKSGSIDFKEFICALSVTSRGKMEDKLDWAFQLYDIDGDGKISYDEMLQIVEAIYKMVGSMVKLPEDEDTPEKRVRKIFRMMDKDENGSLDMEEFKEGSKRDETIVSALSLYDGLV encoded by the exons ATGGGTAAATC ACAGTCAAAACTCTCGCAGGAGCAGCTCGCCGAGCTCCAAAAGTCAACTCACTTTGATAAGAAGGAGCTTCAGCAATGGTACAAGG GTTTCCTGAAGGACTGCCCGTCGGGCATGCTCTCCAAAGAGGAGTTTCAAAAGATCTACCGGCAGTTCTTCCCGTTCGGGGACCCGAGTTCGTTTGCAGATTACGTATTCAATGTATTCGATAGCGACAAGTCGGGTAGTATCGACTTTAAGGAATTCATCTGTGCCTTGAGTGTTACCAGCAGGGGTAAGATGGAGGACAAACTGGATTGGGCGTTCCAGCTGTACGACATTGACGGCGACGGCAAAATAAGTTATGACGAGATGCTTCAGATTGTAGAGGCAATTTACAAGATG GTCGGCTCCATGGTCAAACTccccgaagacgaagatacGCCCGAGAAGCGAGTACGGAAAATCTTCCGCATGATGGACAAGGATGAGAACGGCAGTCTGGATATGGAAGAGTTCAAAGAGGGAAGCAAACGGGATGAGACGATTGTTTCGGCGTTGTCTTTATACGACGGGCTTGTGTAA
- a CDS encoding uncharacterized protein (EggNog:ENOG41), whose amino-acid sequence MIDELRLDASDPSPSMTDDIKNISRYLRRTSSSYPSQGHVSTRVQSPESMFRPNKLSLTDLSRFSKANDRLSNLRSTLSSDGGYDKTMSTAPPEATEEAITAITQWQSQVRPRVASYNKYQLSESGEVLPSDSASQQQSPSGVHFLPPTPASATSKGGLTWGSVEHFKGQLDGTHETSSRFESPDLALRLPGAPSNHGHPHRQSKRKASVFSLRSLTNSLSKRPRFGLRKWASTFYRQGSQRLNMARQKWRYQPRQGRGVFEGWKTRYRRVAQNMFPGQEEQKKDDGTCSAERKVCSNEDWWRDGVSRYEAPKWMNFRGGAHSHG is encoded by the coding sequence ATGATTGATGAGCTCAGGCTTGATGCTTCGGATCCCTCTCCATCGATGACGGATGATATCAAGAATATCAGCCGTTACCTTCGGAGAACGTCGTCTTCTTATCCTTCCCAAGGTCATGTATCTACTAGAGTTCAGTCTCCGGAATCAATGTTCCGTCCGAATAAGTTGAGCCTTACGGATTTGTCTCGCTTCAGCAAGGCCAATGATCGACTGTCAAATCTTCGCTCTACCCTGTCGTCAGACGGAGGTTACGATAAGACCATGAGCACCGCTCCTCCTGAAGCTACGGAAGAAGCAATCACGGCAATTACTCAGTGGCAAAGCCAGGTTCGGCCAAGGGTAGCATCATACAATAAGTACCAACTGTCAGAGAGCGGCGAGGTCCTTCCCAGTGACTCTgcctcgcagcagcagagtccTTCCGGAGTGCACTTCCTGCCTCCTACTCCGGCTTCAGCAACCAGCAAGGGAGGGCTGACTTGGGGAAGTGTTGAACACTTCAAAGGCCAGCTTGACGGCACCCACGAAACCAGTAGTCGATTTGAGAGCCCCGATCTTGCCCTCAGATTGCCAGGCGCACCTTCAAATCATGGGCATCCTCACAGGCAGTCCAAGCGCAAGGCATCCGTCTTTTCTCTGCGCAGCTTGACAAATTCCCTTTCTAAGCGTCCGAGATTTGGTTTACGGAAATGGGCTAGCACTTTTTACCGACAGGGAAGCCAGAGGCTTAACATGGCCCGGCAGAAGTGGAGATATCAGCCTCGACAGGGCCGAGGAGTCTTTGAAGGGTGGAAAACTCGTTACCGTAGAGTGGCTCAGAATATGTTCCCTGGTCAAGAGGAACAGAAAAAGGACGATGGAACGTGTTCGGCGGAGCGCAAGGTGTGTTCAAATGAGGATTGGTGGAGGGATGGCGTAAGCCGATATGAAGCGCCAAAATGGATGAACTTTAGGGGCGGTGCTCATTCTCACGGATGA
- a CDS encoding uncharacterized protein (EggNog:ENOG41~TransMembrane:12 (i121-140o160-182i189-209o215-237i249-269o281-303i357-379o391-412i424-442o454-475i487-505o517-539i)) — MAYHVHRDESPFFAQTGQELNLDDSDLYEEEDEEEDLRSQVGGSSETFEMVSTAKGREDQYAIGGGHSSERLVEGDYVDAGPSTSAAAGGSSRLSASSVESFQLYTPDEELTVRRKFDRKLVLFVALLYMLSFLDRSNIGNARIAGMDEDLQSDPPRDNWYQWALTSFYIAYIAFEWMSLLWKLIPAHIYVSVLVMTWGITASLQAVTVSYPMLITLRVLLGIGEAGFTGVPFYLSFFYKRQELAFRTAMFISAAPLATSFASTLAWVIVKIGQLSPIAPWRLLFLIEGFPSVIVSVIAWGVIPDSPQTAHYLTRREKKVARLRLRHEIPSASSSKVNKKQAGLKAREILSVLRDPIAWITPAMFFLTNMAYSSLPVFLPKILTEMGHDNLTAQALSAPPYLLAFIIVLFTAHMSDRLATRTTPIVFHALSSSLGYTILALSNTLHLPPFVRYLAVYPAAIGFFNVVTLVIAWNINNQASQSRQGGGFALMQVIGQCGPLIGTRLYPDRDAPYYTNGMRTCAVAMLGVAVLAVLLRFYLKRQNRKMDEAEKERQADGSTVEEEGLVVPGKKRRYADKFRYML; from the exons ATGGCCTACCACGTACACCGCGATGAATCCCCGTTCTTTGCCCAGACGGGGCAGGAGCTCAACCTCGACGATAGCGATCTctacgaagaagaagacgaagaggaggatctGCGATCCCAGGTTGGTGGCAGTTCGGAGACATTCGAGATGGTCAGCACTGCCAAAGGACGAGAGGACCAATATGCTATAGGAGGAGGTCACAGCAGCGAGCGCCTTGTGGAAGGAGATTATGTGGATGCCGGGCCGTCAACATCAGCGGCAGCTGGGGGAAGCAGTCGTCTCAGCGCCAGCTCCGTGGAGAGCTTCCAGCTATACACGCCAGACGAGGAATTGACCGTAAGGCGCAAGTTTGACCGCAAACTGGTGCTCTTTGTGGCGCTGCTGTACATGCTGAGCTTCCTCGATCGATCCA ACATTGGCAACGCGCGCATCGCCGGCATGGATGAAGACCTGCAGTCCGATCCTCCTCGCGACAACTGGTACCAGTGGGCTCTCACGTCCTTCTACATTGCGTATATCGCATTCGAGTGGATGTCCCTCTTGTGGAAACTTATCCCTGCGCACATCTACGTCTCTGTGCTGGTCATGACGTGGGGAATAACGGCTTCGCTACAAGCCGTTACTGTCTCGTATCCGATGCTCATCACATTGCGCGTTCTGCTGGGCATAGGTGAGGCTGGGTTTACGGGTGTTCCATTCTACTTGAGCTTCTTTTATAAGAGACAAGAGTTAGCTTTCCGCACGGCCATGTTCATATCCG CCGCACCCCTCGCGACAAGCTTTGCATCGACGCTGGCATGGGTTATTGTCAAGATCGGCCAGCTCAGCCCTATCGCTCCCTGGCGTCTCCTATTTCTCATCGAGGGCTTCCCTTCGGTGATTGTTTCAGTCATCGCCTGGGGCGTCATCCCAGACTCTCCCCAAACGGCCCACTACCTCACCCGGCGTGAGAAGAAGGTCGCCCGCCTTCGCCTCCGCCATGAGATCCCCTCAGCTTCTTCGTCAAAAGTAAACAAAAAACAGGCTGGTCTCAAGGCCCGAGAGATCCTATCCGTGCTCAGAGACCCCATCGCCTGGATCACGCCGGCCATGTTTTTCCTCACCAACATGGCCTACTCCTCCCTTCCCGTCTTTCTCCCCAAAATCCTCACCGAGATGGGCCACGATAATCTTACCGCCCAGGCCCTCAGTGCGCCTCCTTACCTCCTcgccttcatcatcgtcctcttTACGGCCCACATGTCCGATCGCCTCGCCACACGAACCACGCCCATTGTCTTCCACGCCCTCTCCTCATCTCTAGGCTATACCATCCTCGCCTTATCCAATACCCTCCACCTCCCCCCTTTCGTCCGCTACCTCGCAGTCTACCCCGCCGCCATCGGCTTCTTCAACGTCGTCACCCTCGTCATTGCCTGGAACATCAACAACCAGGCCAGCCAGAGCCGTCAGGGCGGCGGCTTCGCCCTCATGCAAGTCATCGGCCAGTGTGGGCCCCTCATCGGCACGCGTCTCTACCCCGACCGCGATGCGCCGTATTATACTAACGGTATGCGAACCTGCGCAGTAGCTATGCTTGGTGTGGCCGTGTTGGCCGTGTTGCTCCGCTTCTATCTGAAGCGTCAGAATCGCAAAATGGACGAAGCTGAAAAGGAGAGACAGGCAGACGGCTCTACCGTCGAGGAAGAGGGCTTGGTTGTGCCTGGGAAGAAGCGAAGATATGCAGACAAATTTCGATACATGCTATAA
- a CDS encoding uncharacterized protein (EggNog:ENOG41~TransMembrane:11 (o14-36i43-63o69-91i103-123o135-157i211-233o245-266i278-296o308-329i341-359o371-393i)): protein MDEDLQSDPPRDNWYQWALTSFYIAYIAFEWMSLLWKLIPAHIYVSVLVMTWGITASLQAVTVSYPMLITLRVLLGIGEAGFTGVPFYLSFFYKRQELAFRTAMFISAAPLATSFASTLAWVIVKIGQLSPIAPWRLLFLIEGFPSVIVSVIAWGVIPDSPQTAHYLTRREKKVARLRLRHEIPSASSSKVNKKQAGLKAREILSVLRDPIAWITPAMFFLTNMAYSSLPVFLPKILTEMGHDNLTAQALSAPPYLLAFIIVLFTAHMSDRLATRTTPIVFHALSSSLGYTILALSNTLHLPPFVRYLAVYPAAIGFFNVVTLVIAWNINNQASQSRQGGGFALMQVIGQCGPLIGTRLYPDRDAPYYTNGMRTCAVAMLGVAVLAVLLRFYLKRQNRKMDEAEKERQADGSTVEEEGLVVPGKKRRYADKFRYML from the exons ATGGATGAAGACCTGCAGTCCGATCCTCCTCGCGACAACTGGTACCAGTGGGCTCTCACGTCCTTCTACATTGCGTATATCGCATTCGAGTGGATGTCCCTCTTGTGGAAACTTATCCCTGCGCACATCTACGTCTCTGTGCTGGTCATGACGTGGGGAATAACGGCTTCGCTACAAGCCGTTACTGTCTCGTATCCGATGCTCATCACATTGCGCGTTCTGCTGGGCATAGGTGAGGCTGGGTTTACGGGTGTTCCATTCTACTTGAGCTTCTTTTATAAGAGACAAGAGTTAGCTTTCCGCACGGCCATGTTCATATCCG CCGCACCCCTCGCGACAAGCTTTGCATCGACGCTGGCATGGGTTATTGTCAAGATCGGCCAGCTCAGCCCTATCGCTCCCTGGCGTCTCCTATTTCTCATCGAGGGCTTCCCTTCGGTGATTGTTTCAGTCATCGCCTGGGGCGTCATCCCAGACTCTCCCCAAACGGCCCACTACCTCACCCGGCGTGAGAAGAAGGTCGCCCGCCTTCGCCTCCGCCATGAGATCCCCTCAGCTTCTTCGTCAAAAGTAAACAAAAAACAGGCTGGTCTCAAGGCCCGAGAGATCCTATCCGTGCTCAGAGACCCCATCGCCTGGATCACGCCGGCCATGTTTTTCCTCACCAACATGGCCTACTCCTCCCTTCCCGTCTTTCTCCCCAAAATCCTCACCGAGATGGGCCACGATAATCTTACCGCCCAGGCCCTCAGTGCGCCTCCTTACCTCCTcgccttcatcatcgtcctcttTACGGCCCACATGTCCGATCGCCTCGCCACACGAACCACGCCCATTGTCTTCCACGCCCTCTCCTCATCTCTAGGCTATACCATCCTCGCCTTATCCAATACCCTCCACCTCCCCCCTTTCGTCCGCTACCTCGCAGTCTACCCCGCCGCCATCGGCTTCTTCAACGTCGTCACCCTCGTCATTGCCTGGAACATCAACAACCAGGCCAGCCAGAGCCGTCAGGGCGGCGGCTTCGCCCTCATGCAAGTCATCGGCCAGTGTGGGCCCCTCATCGGCACGCGTCTCTACCCCGACCGCGATGCGCCGTATTATACTAACGGTATGCGAACCTGCGCAGTAGCTATGCTTGGTGTGGCCGTGTTGGCCGTGTTGCTCCGCTTCTATCTGAAGCGTCAGAATCGCAAAATGGACGAAGCTGAAAAGGAGAGACAGGCAGACGGCTCTACCGTCGAGGAAGAGGGCTTGGTTGTGCCTGGGAAGAAGCGAAGATATGCAGACAAATTTCGATACATGCTATAA
- a CDS encoding uncharacterized protein (EggNog:ENOG41) — protein sequence MPTYLCHGFRWTRKLIRIFVILEDLEDAAPDWIVGRDSSAVILERIKTKFDYLPQRLPHQPAEEQSEAQSKHQQEQPPPEQTEKKILHQDDDLTVPPSRVPDCEDSVLVNRTSAVKLLEEYDPEETAISARPFAYVADHVIRIDLSANLLEETAKYDALVKERNEGNWFEKLRDELQADASIGWYVVVNGDEERGVPEYDDEDDIESDVTEQGKGADEGESEPQPEQQTTSSSQQPNKDQLPVPSRVTNQPHSLRHKISRAGLRRLFSKKEASG from the coding sequence ATGCCAACCTACCTATGTCACGGGTTTCGGTGGACACGCAAGCTGATTCGCATCTTCGTTATCCTTGAAGATCTAGAGGACGCCGCGCCAGATTGGATAGTCGGTCGCGACAGCTCTGCAGTCATCCTTGAACGCATCAAAACCAAATTTGATTACCTGCCTCAACGTCTTCCCCACCAGCCAGCTGAAGAGCAGTCTGAAGCGCAATCCAAGCATCAACAggagcagccgccgccagagcAAACAGAGAAAAAGATCCTGCATCAGGACGATGACTTGACTGTACCACCATCTCGTGTCCCCGACTGCGAAGATAGTGTCTTGGTCAACCGGACATCTGCGGTGAAGCTGTTGGAGGAGTACGATCCTGAAGAAACAGCCATATCAGCGCGGCCATTTGCCTATGTCGCAGACCATGTTATCCGTATAGATTTGAGCGCCAACCTCTTAGAGGAAACGGCTAAGTATGACGCTCTAGTCAAGGAAAGGAATGAAGGCAATTGGTTCGAAAAGCTCCGCGACGAACTGCAAGCAGATGCCTCCATTGGATGGTACGTGGTTGTCAATGGAGATGAGGAGCGTGGCGTACCTGaatatgatgatgaagacgatatTGAGAGCGATGTGACGgagcaaggaaaaggagccgACGAAGGAGAAAGCGAACCACAACCTGAACAGCAAACAACTAGCTCTTCTCAGCAGCCAAACAAGGATCAATTACCAGTGCCCAGTAGAGTCACTAACCAGCCGCACTCTCTGCGGCATAAGATATCTCGTGCAGGCTTACGGCGTCTTTTTAGTAAAAAGGAGGCCTCTGGATGA